TGCAAATTCACCCACATCTCTGATCTTTACCAAGTTAATTACCTCAATAATATTTTGCATACTTATTTCTAAACATATCATAAATAATTTTGGATTTTTAAAGTAATTCGGAATGTTTCCGTACAGTAAATTGAATTGATTGTTTGAAAATAGGAACTAGCGTCCCTTGCACAATTGTAGAATTAATTACAAGTGCAAAGTAAGTATGGAAATATCTGAAATTTTACCACCAAAACTTTTAAAACAGTGAACCTGAATATGGAATTGTATGTTTGACACCATGAACATCGATCCTCAGATAAAAGAAATACTTGAAAAATCTTTTGATGACGAAATTTCAAAGGATGAAGCAGAAAAACTAATGAAAGTTAAGGGAAGGGAACTTCAAGCGTTAATTTTCACTGCAGACCTGCTCAGGGAAGAGCTGGCTGGGGACAAAGTAACTTATATTCAAAACTGGAACATCAACTTTACTGATATTTGCTCTGGAACATGCGGTTTCTGTGCGTTTAAAAAAGACGAAAATGATAAAGACGCGTACTTTTTAGAGATTGATGAAGTCGTTAGAAGAACGAAAAATGCTGCAGAGGAGGGTGCAATTGAAGTTTGCATACAGGGAGGCCTGCACCCAGATATAGATGCTTACTTTTATGAGGATATTCTTTTAAATGTCAAAAAAGAAGTCCCAAATGTTCATATTCATGCGTTTTCTCCAATGGAGATATTTTATGGGTCTAAAAAAGCGGAACTTGAGGTAGAAGACACGCTCAAGATGTTGAAAAAGGCAGGGCTTGGTTCAATGCCTGGAACTGCTGCTGAAATATTAAGTGATGATATAAGGGATATCATATGTCCTGGAAAGTTACAGACAGCAGAGTGGATCGATGTCATCGAAACGGCCCATAATACTGGTGTTCCAACAACCTGTACAATGATGTACGGCCATGTTGAAAATATACATCACAGAATTGAACACCTTGAGATTTTAAGGAACATACAGAAAAAAACAGGCGGGTTTACAGAATTTGTTCCTTTAACATTCATGCACAAAAACGCCCCAATTTTCAGAAGCGGAATTTCAAGCCCTGGAACAACAGGAGCTGACGATTTAAGGCTTTATGCGGTTTCAAGGTTAATGTTTGGGGACCTGCTCAAAAATATACAGGCTTCATGGGTTAAACTTGGGTTTAAATTTGCCCAGTTCTGTCTTATGTCCGGTGCAAATGACCTTGGAGGTACTTTAGGTGAAGAAAGCATATCCAAGTCTGCAGGAGCATCCTATGGAGAATCTACTCCTCCAAGCGAACTGGAAAGAACAATAAAAGATATTGGAAGGATTCCAGCTCGAAGGAATACTCTGTATACTAAAATAGAGGAAATATAAAATATTTACTAAAATTTTTCTATTTTTAATTTTTGCATAAATTATGGATTTTTACAGATTTCTAGGGATTTTAATTACTCTTTTTTCCTTACTATTATTTCATCCCCATCTTTACATTTTTTAAACAGTTCTAAATTCTCTGTAATTTTTCCAATGTTATTTACTTCCGAAACAGGCTGTGAATTGCCGTAGAATATGCAAAAAGCGGGTCCTGGCGGCCAGTAACATATATCTCCTTCTTCTGTGGTTTTCGATGGGTTTTCATAGTCTAATTCAAGTGTCATGTCAAAGTATACTTCTTCAAGATAGGTATGTGCAGTTCCGGGAAGTGGAAATGTTTCATATAATTTTTTTGCAGTTTCAGGGTTTCTATCATCTAATTTTGCAGCAGCTTTACCTTTTCCTACTATTTCTATTTCAATTTCCATAATATTCACCTTTTAGGTGGTTCCATTCCATGATTAAGTTTGAAGAGTTCTTCCATAATTTTAACACCTGAAGAGGTACCAATCCGTGTTGCGCCGGCTTTTACCATATCAAAGACAGTTTTTATACTTCTTATGCCTCCTGAAGCTTTGATACCCATTTGTGGTCCTACTGTTTTCCTAATTAAGACAATGTCTTCCACTGTAGCTCCAGAGTGTCCAAAACCAGTTGAAGTTTTCACGAAATCTGCACCTGCGTCCTTGACTATCTCACATGCCAGAATTTTCTCTTCTTTTGTTAATAATGCTGTTTCAATGATTACTTTGACTATTTTACCCTCTGCTGCAGTGACAACTCCTTCTATATCTGTTTTCACAGTATCATTAAGTCCTGATTTAAGAGCGCCGATGTTCATTACCATATCAATTTCATCTGCTCCGTGCTGCAGTGCATCTTTAGTTTCAAAGAATTTAATTTTAGAAGTGTTTGCTCCTAGAGGAAAGCTTATAACAGTACAAATGTTCACATCCGATTCTTTTAAAAATTCTGTACATAGTTCAACATTTGCAGGGTTAACGCAGACTGAAGCGAATCCATAGTTTTTTGCATCAATACATAATTTTTTTATGTCTTTTACTCGTGTATCGGCCTTTAAATTGGTGTGGTCGATGATTTTGGCGATTTTTTCTGGAGATTCTACTAAACTTATCATTTGAACACCATTTTATTTTTAAAGTTTCTTTCGAAATATAAACCTACAATCTGGGATTTCCAACTAGATCTATACCTTTTTCGGTTATATTAATGTTTCTAATTGTTATAAAACCCTCATACACAGGTTTTATAAGAATATATCCCTTTTCATCTAAATAATCAATGTGAATTTTTAATTCATTTTTGTCGATTTTTGCTTCCAGATTTTCTATTAAAAATTCTTCTTTTACACCAGCATTACATCTTCTTCCCTGTTTATGGAGTACTTCTAAAATTTCCTGTCTGAGTTCATTATCACTCATATTTATCATTAATTTTTGTGTTAATGATTAATTTAAATCTTCTTTGCCATGTATGGGCCTAATTTTTCATACCCAAATTTTCTGTAGTAGTTTCGAGCCCCTATTCCGCTTGTAACAAGTATCTTTTCCATGCCGTAGTCTTCAGATGCAACTCTAGCTGCTTCATTTAATAATGATTCTCCATAGCCTAAATGCTGCCACTGACCCTCTTCTCTTTCACCAATAGACATCATCGAGCCGTAAACATGTAATTCCCGTATAAGTGCTGTTTTATCATCTATCTCTTCCCTATGGGCATGTTCTGAGGGTATCCTTAACCTTAGGAACCCGATTAAGATATCCTTTTTAACATCTTCAAATGATAAAAAGATTTCATCTCCTTCCCCGGCACGATATTTTTCCGTTAATAATTTCACGTTATCAATATCTGGGATTAAACCATGCGCTGCTTTATGTCCAACTTCTCTGCATCGAATACACTTGCAATTGACGTCTAAATCATGGAGTTTTTTGTATACAAGTTCACCAAGATTCGATTTTTTAACTCCTGCCTCGATTAGAGGAGAAGGTATGTCCCGCTGGATTCTCATGGTCCTGACCCATTTTGGAAGGTTCTTTTTAATCTGAGCTATCAGATCAACGGCTTCTTCACTTGTATATGGTTTATAATCTCCTTTTTCCCACATTTCATGGAGTTTTGAACCTTTAGTCACTAAACATGGGTAGATTTTAAGCATATCTGGTTTAAAGTGTTCATCTGAAAATAACCTTTTAAATATTCTCAGATCTCTATCAAAATCGGCGAAAAGGCCAGGCATGAGGTGCATTGCTACTTTGATACCAGAATCCCTGAGTATCCTTGCAGATTCTATGGAGTCTTCTACTGTATGTCCGCGGTCAATCCGTTTGTATATATAATTGTAAATGGTCTGGACTCCAAGTTCGACCCTTGTAACTCCCATATTGAGCATTCTATCAACATCCTGGGTTTTACAGTAATCTGGACGGGTTTCAAAAGTCATCCCAACGCATCGAACATTGGATTTTTCATTTTCACTTTGAACATCACTTAGGTAAACAAAATCAGTTGGGATTTCAATATTATCTGCTGCATTGGACCCTTTAAAATTTTCAGATGAAACTGATACATCTTTTACTCCAAAATCGTTCATAGCTTGAAGGCATTTGCTGACAAACCATTCTTGATAACACAGGAAATATGAAGGGAATGTCCCGCCCATTATAATTAATTCCACCTTGTCTAAAGGATGACCTATGCTTTCAAGTTGAAGCAGGCGGTTGTACACCTGTAAATAAGGATCGAACTTAAACATTCTAGCCCGCAACGCTGCAGGTTCTTCTCCAGTATAACTCGGAGGGGCTACATCGCTTTCTGGGCAGTAAAGGCATCTTCCATGGGGGCATTTGTGTGGTTTGCACATTACTGCAACTATTGCAACACCAGATATGGTTCTTGTGGGCTTTTTTTGTATGATCCGTACTATTTTCTTTCTCTCATCAGGAGTTGCATTCTCCAGTATCAGTGAATTACTCATAAATTTTTCAAGCTTGTAGTCTCTGCAAGCCTTATGTTTTGCTTTCTCCAGATCTTTCTTTGTTTTAATTTTTCCCTCTATTATCTGGTTAATTATGAGTTTGCATGCATTTTCCATTATTATTTTCTCCAAAAAATAAGTATTTAAATTTTAAGATAATTTTAAGATAATCTCAAGTGTCTACTTTAATAAGTTTATAGACAACTGGTATAATATAATAGTTATGTATGTCTAATTTTTATTTTTTCCCAAAATGGGAAATAGTTTAACTGAATTAAATATTTTTTTATTGACTATTCATGAACTATTTGTTGGATTAGACTTTAAAATAGTAAATTTTTTTTATAAGTTCAGTTCATATCTAAAATTAATTAATTCATACTCGGAAATTGCATGGATTATGACGGAGGTATTCTATGAGCGAGGCTGTAAATAAAGTAACATTTAGTAAAGTCTGTGGGAATGAAGAATACAAACTTAAAGTTTTGAAAGATTTCGTTGAGATGAAAAATGATAGGGAAGGAATTAAAAGGGTCGATGTTTCTGCTGTAGGTGAAATTGGAAAGATAATTCATGAATTCTTTGAAGATAAAAATGATGAAAACCAGACCGTGAAAAATGGTCAATTGATTTCATTAGACAAAGTTAATGGAAGTATTGAACCAGTCTCATATAAATTTAGAGGCATATCTTCTTTAAATAGTATTGAATCTGAGTTTGAACCGGTCTATAAATTTACAATTATCCTGGAAGAAACGTAAATTTAATTACCAAGTGCTGAAAAAGAATTTATTCATGGGGTTTAGTATCTAATACCTCTAAAACCCTCATTATGTCAGTTTTAGAGATTATTCCAACTAAATTTCCATTTTCAATGACTGGAAGTCTTCCAATATTGTTTTTAGTAATTTTTTCTAGAGTATTCATCGCAGGCTCGTCAGGGTTTGCTAAAATAAGTTTTTTAGTCATTATATTTCCAATAGGTGTATCCCTCTGATTTTCGGGTATCTTAGAAATGTCATCGAAAGTAACGATACCAACAAGTTCTCCATGATCTTTTATGGGATAGCCCATGTGCCTTTGCTTGAACATGGTATTTAATGCCTCTGAAACAGAGGTATCTGGAGTTAACGTATTTACATCTTTAGTCATGATATCTCTAACGCTGATTCCTTCGAGCTTTGATGAAATCATGACATTTTTATATTCTTGGTCTGCACCTAAGTAAATGAATATGGCTATCAATATCAAAATAAAATTAAAAAATATGCCTAAGATAACCATTAAGATAGCGAACTGTTTTCCCACCGAAGCAGCAGCTTTAGTTGCTTTGGTATAACTCATTCTTTTTGCAAAAAAAGCTCTTAATACTCTTCCCCCATCCATAGGGAAAGCAGGAAGAAGATTAAAAAGTCCGAGTACCAGATTAACTCCTAAAAAGTTAGCAAGAAACAGCGATAAATCTGCGGATGGAGTATTTGATATAAAAAATGAGTAAAAAGTTAAAGACCCTACTCCTCCAATAATTATAAGGCCTATAAAACAAGCTAACGCTATTATAATATTGGCAAGTGGCCCAGCAGCGGCTATTTTAAGTTCTTGATCTGGATCCTTAGGAATCTCTTCCATTGCAGATACACCTCCAATGGGTAAGAGAACTATTTTGCCTACTTTAACTCCATATCTCTTTGCCACATAGGAATGGCTTAATTCATGTACAACAACTGTTACAAATAGTAATGTGATTAAAAATGCGATATATGTAGATATTATTCCTAAAAAGGCTATAAAATATATAAAAAGCATTAATAATAAAAATGAAATGTGCAGTTCCACAGGGATTCCAAAGGCGCTGAATATTTTAAATGAAGACTTCATAACATCACTATATTATTATGATCCCATCAAGTTAATAAAATTATATTTCCTAAAAATAATTAATTTAAATTTTAAATAGATTTTTGAGGTATATTCTAAATTTAAGGAATATAAGCTGTTAATAATAATTATACTACGGTTATATTGTGCACTCATAAAAAATATATGCTTTAAAAAATAGACTAAAAACAGGTGTATTTATGAAAGTAAGCGAGTTAATGGGTAGAAAAGTCCTGGATAAAAATGCAATGGAAATCGGCAAGGTATCTGATGTTGATTTGATGCCAAAAGAAGGTATTATAGATACAATCACGATATCTACTGGTGAGGTGTGGGTTAGAAATAGAACTTTTGAAATTAAACCCAGTGACATTCAACAGGTAGGGGACTATCTAATCTTAAATCTTGAAGAAGCTGAAATAGAAGGAATATTTGAAGAAGAAGAGGAAAAAGCTCCTGAAAAGACAAGATTAACTCTTACTAAAGATGATTGATGTTTAAATCTATTAACTGTAAGGGGGTTAAATAATGGAAGTTTCAGATTCCTGCGGTAAACCTATAATGAAAGGTTCCTATGTTATATATAATGGAACTGGCACAATTGGTAAAGTTATTGACATTAAAACTGAAAATGAAGCTACCTGGGCAAAATTAGAAGATACAGATCTCTGGTATAAAAGCAATTATTTGCAGGCCATTGAAAAAATAGAAAAAAATGGACTTAAAAAAGAATCCAGAGAAGACATCAAAGAAAAACTTAAAAACAGGAAGAAACTAGTTGATGAAGATATCGATATGAGCTCAGAACTTTGTGACGGTGGAGGATAAATTATATCCTTCAAAAATAGTTTTGCTCTATTAATTAATTTTTTTACCGTAATTATGCCGCTTATTTTTTGTAATTTAATAATATACAAAAAAGAAGTAATTAACTCATTCTTTAAAGCGATTATAATTTAATATAAAATTTGACAACATGTCAAATTTATTTTAGTCGTATTTTATAAGTTTTATAGACAAGTACTTTTAAATTTCTCATTTTTCTTTCTATACTGTGTCTTTCTTCCCTTGCTTTTGTGTATAACTCTACATATTTATCATGGTCTTCAGTTACTTTTCTGTGACTTTTTTTCATATCTGCATGTAGTTTCATAAGACATTTTTTAATTATTTCGTCTTTTTCATGATTTAACTCGGTTAGGGTTTCATTTTTTTCAGATATCAATGTTTTAATTGTTGTATGGCGTTCTTCAAGATCATTTAATTTAATTTTTGTAGTCTCAATATCTTTAAGACTTGAATCACTGTTATTTTCTTTTAAATTATCTTTAAGATATTTAAGCTCCTCTTCTGTGCGTGTAATATTATTTGTGGTAATTGTGTCTTTATTCTCAAGATTATTTAATTCATTTTGATAGATGCTTATTTGATCATCTATTCTTTTAACTTCTTCTGTTTTGCCAGCAGATTCTAAAAATTCGCTTAAATATTCGTCTATACTGTCTATGTTAACATCTCCATTCTATTAAAAGTTAAAAACAATATAAAATCAAAAATCGAAATTTCCATTTTAACTTCTATTTATAATTTTTGTTCTGCAATTATTGTATTGTACTTTGAAAGATATAAAGACTTATCAAAAATTTCACATTATTGCATTAAAATTATTTTTTAAGTATAATATTAATTTTACATGTGTTTATATATTATATAATTCGTAAAATTTAGTTAATTAAGAATCTAACTTTTCATGGGAGTATTAAGATATAACAAGGGTTAAAATAACTTATTAAAAAGAATTTGATAGTGGTAAATAAAATTTCATTATGGTGTAATATAAATTAAAATGATTTTAATGGGTTAATATGGCTGAGAATAAATAGGAATATAATAAAACTTTATAACCCCACGATGTTTTTGTTATTTTGATATTAATGCACTGTTTAAGTGCTTTTTACCGGGAATAATTGTAGTTTAAGCCTGATTTACTGAGATCGTACGTTAAAATTGAATAGGGGTTTATGTAAAAAGATAGTTAAACGTGGATAAATAGTAATTGAGGATATGTTCTATGTAGAATTGGGACGGATATAGGTAAAAAAGAGTTTATAATAAATTATTTTCAGGTATAATTGACAAAAATTAAAGAAATTTCATTTGTTTTACATTAAATTTAATTAGAGTATGTATATTTTTTTAAATTAAGATTATTTTCTTTTTAATAGGGGTCTAATTCAATTTTTTAAAAAGTTTCCTTAAAAATGGATTTTATAGGTATCGGTAATTAGTTTATATTTATACATAAAAAACATAATAATTAGTATTAATTATGCTTTAAATAGTAAGCTTTAAAAATAAATTAAAATAAACTAATCTATGAATGCTTAGTATAATAATCCCAACATACAATGAGGAGTGTTATCTCCCTAAATTACTTCAAAGTATAAAAGATCAGAATTTCAAAGATTATGAAATTATTGTAGCGGATGCTAAATCCACGGATAAAACAAGAGAAATCGCAGAATCATTCGGATGTAAAGTTGTAGATGGCGGATCTCCTGCTGTGGGTCGAAATAAAGGGGCTGAAGTAGCAGAAGGGGAATATTTATTGTTTCTGGATTCTGATGCAATATTAACAGAAGGATATCTAGAATCTGCGTTAAATGAATTTATTGAAAATGATCTTGATATTGGTATAACTCAATTAGTTCCTATTAGTGATAGTAAGAAAGATAAAATATTACATGACTTTGCCAACTTCTTTATGAAACTTGTAGAGTCAATAAAGCCCCATGGTGCAGGCTGCTATGGAATTTTAACCAAGAAAGATATCCATGAGGAAGCAGAAGGATTTAATGAATGTCTTGATTTTGGAGAAGACAGTGATTATATAGAACGGATAGGGAAAATACACTCTTTTAAGGTGCTAAGGGATCCTAAACTTCTTATATCTACAAGAAGGCTTGAAAAAGAAGGGCTTAAAAGCCTGGCGTTAATTTATGCAAAGAGTACCCTGTACGACTTCATGGGCAAGAAAATTACAGCCGGTGAATTAAACTATACCTTTGGACATTCCAAAGAAAAGAAAAAGAAGATACTTTATTCTGTATGTGGGGAAGGAATGGGCCATGCTATCCGAAGTTCAGTAATGATTAAACATCTGTTAAAGGAAAATGATGTGGTTATTTTTGCTGGAGGGAGAGCATTTAAATATCTTTCAGAAAAATTCGATGATGTATATTATATAGAAGGGCCTAACACCGTTTACAGTGGAAATAATGCGCAGTATAAATCTAC
This genomic window from Methanobacterium veterum contains:
- the cofH gene encoding 5-amino-6-(D-ribitylamino)uracil--L-tyrosine 4-hydroxyphenyl transferase CofH; translation: MFDTMNIDPQIKEILEKSFDDEISKDEAEKLMKVKGRELQALIFTADLLREELAGDKVTYIQNWNINFTDICSGTCGFCAFKKDENDKDAYFLEIDEVVRRTKNAAEEGAIEVCIQGGLHPDIDAYFYEDILLNVKKEVPNVHIHAFSPMEIFYGSKKAELEVEDTLKMLKKAGLGSMPGTAAEILSDDIRDIICPGKLQTAEWIDVIETAHNTGVPTTCTMMYGHVENIHHRIEHLEILRNIQKKTGGFTEFVPLTFMHKNAPIFRSGISSPGTTGADDLRLYAVSRLMFGDLLKNIQASWVKLGFKFAQFCLMSGANDLGGTLGEESISKSAGASYGESTPPSELERTIKDIGRIPARRNTLYTKIEEI
- a CDS encoding cyclophilin-like fold protein — encoded protein: MEIEIEIVGKGKAAAKLDDRNPETAKKLYETFPLPGTAHTYLEEVYFDMTLELDYENPSKTTEEGDICYWPPGPAFCIFYGNSQPVSEVNNIGKITENLELFKKCKDGDEIIVRKKE
- the deoC gene encoding deoxyribose-phosphate aldolase, giving the protein MISLVESPEKIAKIIDHTNLKADTRVKDIKKLCIDAKNYGFASVCVNPANVELCTEFLKESDVNICTVISFPLGANTSKIKFFETKDALQHGADEIDMVMNIGALKSGLNDTVKTDIEGVVTAAEGKIVKVIIETALLTKEEKILACEIVKDAGADFVKTSTGFGHSGATVEDIVLIRKTVGPQMGIKASGGIRSIKTVFDMVKAGATRIGTSSGVKIMEELFKLNHGMEPPKR
- a CDS encoding tRNA uridine(34) 5-carboxymethylaminomethyl modification radical SAM/GNAT enzyme Elp3, which codes for MENACKLIINQIIEGKIKTKKDLEKAKHKACRDYKLEKFMSNSLILENATPDERKKIVRIIQKKPTRTISGVAIVAVMCKPHKCPHGRCLYCPESDVAPPSYTGEEPAALRARMFKFDPYLQVYNRLLQLESIGHPLDKVELIIMGGTFPSYFLCYQEWFVSKCLQAMNDFGVKDVSVSSENFKGSNAADNIEIPTDFVYLSDVQSENEKSNVRCVGMTFETRPDYCKTQDVDRMLNMGVTRVELGVQTIYNYIYKRIDRGHTVEDSIESARILRDSGIKVAMHLMPGLFADFDRDLRIFKRLFSDEHFKPDMLKIYPCLVTKGSKLHEMWEKGDYKPYTSEEAVDLIAQIKKNLPKWVRTMRIQRDIPSPLIEAGVKKSNLGELVYKKLHDLDVNCKCIRCREVGHKAAHGLIPDIDNVKLLTEKYRAGEGDEIFLSFEDVKKDILIGFLRLRIPSEHAHREEIDDKTALIRELHVYGSMMSIGEREEGQWQHLGYGESLLNEAARVASEDYGMEKILVTSGIGARNYYRKFGYEKLGPYMAKKI
- a CDS encoding site-2 protease family protein, translated to MKSSFKIFSAFGIPVELHISFLLLMLFIYFIAFLGIISTYIAFLITLLFVTVVVHELSHSYVAKRYGVKVGKIVLLPIGGVSAMEEIPKDPDQELKIAAAGPLANIIIALACFIGLIIIGGVGSLTFYSFFISNTPSADLSLFLANFLGVNLVLGLFNLLPAFPMDGGRVLRAFFAKRMSYTKATKAAASVGKQFAILMVILGIFFNFILILIAIFIYLGADQEYKNVMISSKLEGISVRDIMTKDVNTLTPDTSVSEALNTMFKQRHMGYPIKDHGELVGIVTFDDISKIPENQRDTPIGNIMTKKLILANPDEPAMNTLEKITKNNIGRLPVIENGNLVGIISKTDIMRVLEVLDTKPHE
- a CDS encoding PRC-barrel domain-containing protein; this encodes MKVSELMGRKVLDKNAMEIGKVSDVDLMPKEGIIDTITISTGEVWVRNRTFEIKPSDIQQVGDYLILNLEEAEIEGIFEEEEEKAPEKTRLTLTKDD
- a CDS encoding DUF2098 domain-containing protein, which encodes MEVSDSCGKPIMKGSYVIYNGTGTIGKVIDIKTENEATWAKLEDTDLWYKSNYLQAIEKIEKNGLKKESREDIKEKLKNRKKLVDEDIDMSSELCDGGG
- a CDS encoding MJ1255/VC2487 family glycosyltransferase, translated to MLSIIIPTYNEECYLPKLLQSIKDQNFKDYEIIVADAKSTDKTREIAESFGCKVVDGGSPAVGRNKGAEVAEGEYLLFLDSDAILTEGYLESALNEFIENDLDIGITQLVPISDSKKDKILHDFANFFMKLVESIKPHGAGCYGILTKKDIHEEAEGFNECLDFGEDSDYIERIGKIHSFKVLRDPKLLISTRRLEKEGLKSLALIYAKSTLYDFMGKKITAGELNYTFGHSKEKKKKILYSVCGEGMGHAIRSSVMIKHLLKENDVVIFAGGRAFKYLSEKFDDVYYIEGPNTVYSGNNAQYKSTFFSVVKDLPKSLKFNIKLLYNIARAFKPDIIVSDFEAFSNILSKLLGIPLISLDNIHVITQCKLDLPERYLSEKIVAGGVIRLFINRPKCYLITTFFYPEIKNKEKVELFPPVLREEILNLNPVNGNHVLVYQTSDSNLELISTLKSINEEFVIYGFNMEKEDGNLHFRKFNENQFFKDFESCKAVVSNGGFTLISESMYLKKPIFCIPVKKQPEQTVNAMYIEKLGYGEFHELLTKENFENFLDKLDVYRESLSSFKHDRNQEIFQALNDAIEKYSKEYSQATYKIVNLIESRENAK